The Acidobacteriota bacterium genome includes a region encoding these proteins:
- a CDS encoding sigma-70 family RNA polymerase sigma factor: protein MGRRRDVSADLDVRFLSGEASSVADSGTTGVLTELTAAAERDGYLTLDDVAQALGTDVRDEAVVHMVSELVVAGVEVAGDDLSADVGRIAPAAARGLDPTRAYYREIGRRSLLDKEGEVRLARRISRADAQVVRALSRSIVAASWIRDLVRTVFTSERSVWRVVDPPGLEPTADDAAEARERLRVGIVVLEAQLRGFDRLSARLARRRAGRRSVSGPELRLLHRARVRVSRAVRALRPARAVWSRAGDQVELAWHRWMTSRAVHLRFDGPGRSLGRVLVERRDPRLAPKGIPDPPEVLLVLRRRHQAAARAGRVARAALMEANLRLVVKLAHRWHRPASGLMLSDLVQEGNIGLMRAVEKFDATKGFKFSTYATWWIRQAITRALMEQSRTVRVPGHLQEAAQRVRNAELELGRQLDRPPSAAEVSTYASLSEDMVERIVHVPQGEQSLDEPLRNNSFEDSDTVGTRIEDPASPDPQASTEALELRAAVDTVLEAALTSRERRVVLRRFGLDRRQVSKPLEKELGVSRDDLRRLESSAMEKLRHPAVLRRLAPYRELLPVPRA, encoded by the coding sequence ATGGGCCGACGCCGGGATGTGTCGGCGGATTTGGACGTTCGCTTCTTGTCGGGGGAGGCATCATCCGTGGCTGACTCTGGGACAACAGGCGTTCTGACGGAACTGACGGCCGCCGCCGAGCGCGACGGCTACCTCACCCTGGACGACGTGGCACAGGCGCTGGGGACCGATGTCCGCGACGAGGCGGTCGTCCACATGGTGTCGGAGCTGGTGGTGGCGGGCGTCGAGGTGGCGGGCGACGACCTGTCGGCCGACGTCGGCCGGATCGCCCCGGCCGCCGCCCGCGGTCTCGATCCGACGCGCGCCTACTACCGCGAGATTGGCCGGCGGAGCTTGCTCGACAAGGAGGGCGAGGTGCGGCTCGCCCGGCGCATCAGCCGCGCCGACGCCCAGGTCGTGCGCGCGCTCAGCCGCAGCATCGTCGCCGCGTCCTGGATCCGCGATCTCGTTCGGACGGTCTTCACTTCCGAGCGCTCGGTGTGGCGGGTGGTGGATCCGCCGGGGCTGGAGCCCACGGCGGACGATGCCGCCGAGGCCCGCGAGCGCCTGCGCGTCGGCATCGTGGTGCTCGAGGCCCAACTTCGCGGGTTCGACAGGCTGTCCGCCCGCCTCGCGCGCCGGCGCGCCGGCCGCCGTTCGGTGTCCGGTCCGGAGCTGCGCCTGCTCCATCGGGCCCGCGTGCGCGTCTCGCGGGCGGTGCGTGCCCTGCGACCCGCGCGGGCCGTCTGGTCGCGCGCCGGCGATCAGGTGGAGCTGGCGTGGCACCGGTGGATGACCTCCCGGGCCGTGCACTTGCGGTTCGACGGCCCAGGGCGTTCCCTCGGGCGCGTGCTCGTCGAGCGGCGCGATCCGCGGCTGGCGCCCAAGGGCATTCCCGACCCGCCGGAAGTCCTGCTGGTGCTGCGCCGGCGTCATCAGGCCGCCGCCCGGGCGGGCCGGGTCGCGCGCGCCGCGCTGATGGAGGCGAATCTCCGGCTCGTCGTCAAGCTCGCCCATCGCTGGCACCGGCCCGCTTCCGGGCTCATGCTCTCGGACCTCGTGCAGGAAGGGAACATCGGCCTGATGCGGGCCGTCGAGAAGTTCGACGCCACCAAGGGCTTCAAGTTCTCCACCTACGCCACCTGGTGGATCCGGCAGGCGATCACGCGCGCGCTCATGGAGCAGTCGCGCACGGTGCGGGTTCCCGGCCATCTGCAGGAAGCCGCCCAGAGGGTCCGCAACGCCGAGCTCGAGCTCGGCCGGCAACTCGACCGCCCGCCCTCGGCGGCGGAGGTCTCGACCTACGCGTCGCTCTCCGAGGACATGGTCGAGCGCATCGTCCATGTGCCGCAGGGGGAGCAATCGCTCGACGAGCCGCTGCGCAACAACAGCTTCGAGGACTCCGATACGGTCGGCACCCGGATCGAGGACCCGGCATCGCCGGATCCGCAGGCGTCGACCGAGGCGCTGGAGCTGCGCGCGGCGGTGGACACGGTGCTCGAAGCGGCGCTCACGTCCCGCGAGCGGCGCGTCGTGCTGCGGCGCTTCGGCCTCGACCGCCGGCAAGTCTCCAAGCCCCTGGAGAAGGAGCTCGGTGTCAGCCGCGACGACCTTCGGCGGTTGGAGTCGAGCGCGATGGAGAAGCTCCGCCACCCGGCGGTTTTGCGCCGTCTGGCTCCCTACAGGGAGCTACTGCCTGTCCCCCGGGCATGA
- a CDS encoding type IV secretory system conjugative DNA transfer family protein, whose product MSRSLPSQLSAAVIVGMASWLIEPLPAPDPDAHPILVIVRAQSPVLYGSFRFLSVVGPAFVFFIALRVAQAVISVWMQRLVDMRTRGKLPPWPLDPHDEGPAVVIGEVHHKTRYGEASHPKWCVIPEKGLYTGLAIFGAVGTGKTTSCMRPFTRQLLHWQKDSPEKRCAMLLLEVKGDFCYQVQEMLEECGRMDDYMEITLAENGWQWNPMHAPWIDSYSLAYTVASVMTQLWGKGKEPFWQQSYVNLMRWIIEIHRSFPDPWFTFADIYHAMLDQEALGELVSRNHRQTYDKYAFTVEIEEHLFVKHEQRIKRIRVTRADVEEAARLPPKPDGTLPYTPSAGLLADGADEGSLDLPDWELARGRYVAKLNDVEFNALGWELSKEPETVAFSQQKVSAPSGAELLLTKEIGIWYHTEWLRLDQKLRSSIIAGLSVFLGIFVVPETAGIFCPRKPSEMTPAERERLLPPLDELIESGRVLALNMPSGANPALARTAGVMLKQAWLSTLLLRPKRMREDEARVREKGGDPFYWRPAVFVCDEYQAFVTSGEDDPGGDEKAFALTRQSRCIPIVATQSITSLKAVLGEGEAWRALLQTLRSRIFFSLGDDFSQKTASDLLGQVNRMRASFSLSENTGRAFASLLTGKVGGGTASAGISKSYSEKREPLFHPRDLSLLDTCQAVCQIFDGRRVRDAHRVYLKPDFLPRDLPYFRARERGDL is encoded by the coding sequence GTGAGCCGCAGCCTGCCGTCGCAACTCTCGGCGGCGGTCATCGTCGGGATGGCCTCGTGGCTGATCGAGCCGTTGCCGGCACCGGACCCGGACGCGCATCCGATTCTGGTGATCGTCAGGGCGCAGTCGCCGGTCCTCTACGGGAGCTTCCGGTTCCTGTCGGTGGTCGGTCCGGCTTTCGTCTTCTTCATCGCCCTGCGGGTGGCGCAGGCGGTCATAAGCGTCTGGATGCAGCGGCTCGTCGACATGCGGACGCGCGGGAAGCTGCCGCCCTGGCCGTTGGACCCGCACGACGAGGGTCCCGCCGTGGTCATCGGCGAGGTGCATCACAAGACCCGCTACGGCGAGGCCTCTCATCCGAAGTGGTGCGTCATCCCGGAGAAGGGGCTCTACACGGGCCTGGCGATCTTCGGCGCGGTGGGGACAGGCAAGACCACCTCGTGCATGCGGCCTTTCACCCGCCAGCTTCTCCACTGGCAGAAGGACAGTCCGGAAAAGCGCTGCGCGATGCTGCTGCTGGAGGTCAAGGGCGACTTCTGCTACCAGGTCCAGGAGATGCTCGAGGAGTGCGGCCGGATGGACGACTACATGGAGATCACGCTGGCCGAGAACGGCTGGCAGTGGAACCCGATGCACGCTCCCTGGATCGACAGCTACTCGCTCGCCTACACGGTGGCCTCGGTGATGACCCAGTTGTGGGGCAAGGGAAAGGAACCCTTCTGGCAGCAGTCCTACGTGAACCTGATGCGGTGGATCATCGAGATCCACCGCTCGTTCCCCGACCCGTGGTTCACGTTCGCGGACATCTATCACGCGATGCTCGACCAGGAGGCCCTGGGAGAGCTCGTCAGCCGCAACCACCGGCAGACGTACGACAAGTACGCCTTCACGGTCGAGATCGAGGAGCACCTGTTCGTCAAGCACGAGCAACGCATCAAGCGGATTCGAGTCACGCGCGCCGATGTCGAAGAGGCCGCCCGGCTGCCGCCGAAGCCGGACGGGACCCTTCCCTACACCCCGTCCGCCGGTCTGCTTGCGGACGGGGCCGACGAGGGGTCCCTCGACTTGCCCGACTGGGAGCTGGCGCGCGGGCGCTACGTCGCCAAGCTCAACGACGTCGAGTTCAACGCGCTCGGGTGGGAGCTGTCCAAGGAGCCGGAGACCGTCGCGTTCAGCCAACAGAAGGTCAGCGCTCCGAGCGGCGCCGAGCTGCTCCTGACGAAGGAGATCGGCATCTGGTACCACACCGAGTGGCTGCGCCTGGACCAGAAGCTGCGCTCGTCGATCATCGCGGGCCTGTCCGTGTTTCTCGGAATCTTCGTGGTGCCCGAGACGGCCGGCATCTTCTGTCCGCGGAAGCCGTCGGAGATGACGCCGGCCGAACGCGAGCGCCTGCTGCCGCCTCTCGACGAGCTGATCGAGTCCGGGAGGGTGCTGGCGCTGAACATGCCGAGCGGGGCCAATCCCGCGCTGGCCCGCACCGCCGGCGTGATGCTCAAGCAGGCGTGGCTCAGCACGCTGCTGCTGCGCCCGAAGCGGATGCGGGAGGACGAGGCCCGCGTCAGGGAGAAGGGCGGCGACCCGTTCTACTGGCGGCCGGCGGTCTTCGTCTGCGACGAGTACCAGGCCTTCGTGACCAGCGGCGAGGACGACCCGGGCGGGGACGAGAAGGCGTTCGCACTGACGCGCCAATCGCGCTGCATCCCGATCGTCGCCACGCAGTCGATTACGTCGCTGAAGGCCGTCCTCGGCGAGGGCGAGGCATGGCGGGCGCTGCTGCAGACGCTGCGCTCGCGGATCTTCTTCTCGCTCGGCGACGACTTCTCCCAGAAGACCGCCTCCGACCTGCTCGGCCAGGTCAACCGGATGCGCGCGTCGTTCTCCCTGAGCGAGAACACCGGGAGAGCCTTCGCCTCATTGCTCACCGGCAAGGTCGGCGGCGGCACGGCGTCGGCCGGGATCTCGAAGTCCTACTCCGAGAAGCGCGAGCCGCTGTTCCACCCGCGCGATCTGAGCCTGCTCGACACCTGTCAGGCCGTGTGCCAGATCTTCGACGGGCGGAGGGTGCGCGACGCGCACCGGGTCTACCTGAAGCCCGACTTCCTGCCGCGCGATCTGCCCTACTTCCGGGCGCGAGAGCGGGGCGATCTCTGA